The Leucobacter chromiiresistens genome has a window encoding:
- a CDS encoding DUF1844 domain-containing protein, translated as MTEHTAEPASTPTDAAESEQADVSQATRDIADVAAVEVITTAAVHLLSAAAVKVGLADDPETQIDLDEARKLINALAGLITAGAPEVSDMHARSLRDGLRSVQLAFREASVIPDPIGQGPGEKYTGPVN; from the coding sequence ATGACCGAGCACACCGCCGAACCGGCATCCACCCCCACCGACGCCGCGGAGTCGGAGCAGGCAGACGTCTCGCAGGCCACGCGCGACATCGCGGACGTCGCCGCGGTCGAGGTGATCACCACCGCCGCGGTGCACCTGCTCAGCGCAGCCGCGGTGAAGGTCGGGCTCGCCGACGACCCCGAGACGCAGATCGACCTGGACGAGGCGCGCAAGCTGATCAACGCGCTCGCCGGCCTCATCACCGCCGGGGCCCCCGAGGTGAGCGACATGCACGCCCGCAGCCTGCGCGACGGACTGCGCTCGGTGCAGCTCGCGTTCCGCGAGGCGTCGGTGATCCCCGATCCCATCGGCCAGGGCCCGGGCGAGAAGTACACCGGTCCCGTCAACTAG
- a CDS encoding AzlC family ABC transporter permease, translating into MPRPSAAGPAERSPRSARLAEVTVGLGDSLGVGIGILPLGVALGVLVVQAGLPWWLAPALSIGIFAGSVELLLVSMIAAATPLVTIAVTVFAVNFRHVFYAFSFPISRVSPGIPRAYSVYAMIDEAYATYVLMESDRLSSARMVSGQLAMQAYWVIGGLIGVALASALPEPIEGFEFALVALFVVMTLDAVRSRREVPSALLAALAAAIAILAAPDNALLVALLVFTALLTGRYAVSRLRPAPERAAELGASELGDPADPPREETDRA; encoded by the coding sequence GTGCCCCGCCCGTCCGCCGCAGGCCCCGCCGAGCGCTCGCCCCGCTCGGCGCGGCTCGCGGAGGTGACCGTCGGCCTCGGCGATTCCCTCGGCGTCGGCATCGGCATCCTCCCGCTCGGCGTCGCCCTCGGCGTGCTCGTCGTGCAGGCGGGGCTCCCCTGGTGGCTCGCGCCCGCCCTGTCGATCGGCATCTTCGCGGGATCGGTCGAGCTGCTCCTCGTCAGCATGATCGCGGCGGCGACTCCGCTCGTGACCATCGCCGTCACCGTGTTCGCCGTCAACTTCCGGCACGTGTTCTACGCCTTCTCGTTCCCGATCTCGCGCGTCTCACCCGGCATCCCCCGCGCCTACTCCGTCTACGCGATGATCGACGAGGCCTACGCGACGTACGTGCTCATGGAGAGCGACCGGCTCTCCTCCGCCCGCATGGTCTCGGGGCAGCTCGCGATGCAGGCCTACTGGGTGATCGGCGGGCTCATCGGCGTCGCGCTCGCGTCCGCGCTGCCCGAGCCGATCGAGGGCTTCGAGTTCGCGCTCGTCGCGCTCTTCGTCGTCATGACGCTCGACGCGGTGCGAAGCCGCAGAGAGGTGCCATCGGCGCTGCTCGCCGCCCTCGCCGCGGCGATCGCGATCCTGGCCGCTCCCGACAACGCGCTCCTCGTCGCGCTGCTCGTCTTTACCGCTCTGCTGACTGGCCGCTACGCAGTCTCGCGACTGCGCCCGGCGCCGGAGCGCGCCGCGGAGCTCGGGGCCTCGGAGCTCGGCGACCCGGCCGATCCGCCCCGCGAGGAGACCGATCGTGCCTGA
- a CDS encoding branched-chain amino acid transporter permease translates to MPELGYLLAAVAIGSVVTIALRALPFAILKPLRRSKFVAALGRWMPAGILCILAIVILRDELVARADHWWAVLAATAVTIIVHLAGRRRAVLSVAAGTACYILLINLF, encoded by the coding sequence GTGCCTGAGCTCGGTTACCTCCTCGCGGCCGTCGCGATCGGCTCCGTCGTCACGATCGCCCTGCGCGCACTGCCGTTCGCGATCCTGAAACCGCTGCGGCGCTCGAAGTTCGTCGCCGCGCTCGGGCGGTGGATGCCGGCGGGGATCCTCTGCATCCTCGCCATCGTGATCCTGCGCGACGAGCTCGTCGCACGCGCCGATCACTGGTGGGCGGTGCTCGCCGCCACTGCGGTGACGATCATCGTGCACCTGGCGGGCCGTCGGCGCGCCGTCCTCAGCGTGGCGGCGGGCACCGCCTGCTACATCCTGCTGATCAACCTCTTCTGA
- a CDS encoding SseB family protein — protein MAIKKLPSTGDAPRSTGVPDSLSAGGPSDSAGFPWAGRTFDHHDTAFADDDGRASEHVTALIRAVRDAADAARTAAAAAEYWSAVSRVAQAQSEAIAGFAAERFLVPMLAEAGELGQTPDGRTVEKSQELSIVSVAAPDGRRVLPVFTSVETLRRWNPEARPIPVPGSQAALAAAQDGTELIIIDPGTPEREFGVRRTALEALALGERVLPAWADAAVQEEFRELGAADPRIAALWIAPGELENRLLQPEVTVMLRMSESVGDAHREVLQALQARIAASEIVARRVDSLTLRPVAAA, from the coding sequence ATGGCGATCAAGAAGCTCCCGTCGACGGGCGACGCCCCGCGCAGCACGGGCGTGCCCGACAGCCTGAGCGCCGGCGGGCCGTCCGACTCCGCGGGGTTCCCGTGGGCCGGGCGCACGTTCGATCACCACGACACCGCGTTCGCGGACGACGACGGCCGCGCTTCGGAGCACGTCACGGCGCTCATCCGCGCGGTGCGCGACGCCGCCGATGCGGCGAGGACGGCCGCCGCGGCCGCCGAGTACTGGTCCGCCGTGAGTCGCGTCGCGCAGGCGCAGTCGGAGGCGATCGCCGGATTCGCGGCCGAGCGCTTCCTGGTGCCGATGCTCGCGGAGGCGGGGGAGCTCGGGCAGACGCCCGACGGGCGCACGGTCGAGAAGTCGCAGGAGCTGTCGATCGTGTCCGTCGCGGCGCCCGATGGACGGCGCGTGCTGCCCGTATTCACCTCCGTGGAGACCTTGCGGCGCTGGAACCCCGAGGCGCGGCCGATTCCCGTGCCCGGCTCGCAGGCGGCCCTGGCCGCGGCGCAGGACGGCACGGAGCTGATCATCATCGATCCCGGCACGCCGGAGCGGGAGTTCGGCGTGCGACGCACGGCGCTCGAGGCGCTGGCGCTGGGCGAGCGGGTGCTGCCCGCATGGGCGGACGCGGCGGTGCAGGAGGAGTTCCGTGAGCTGGGAGCGGCGGATCCGCGGATCGCGGCGCTCTGGATCGCTCCGGGCGAGCTCGAGAACCGCCTGCTGCAGCCGGAGGTGACGGTGATGCTCCGCATGTCGGAGTCGGTCGGCGACGCGCACCGGGAGGTGCTGCAGGCGCTCCAGGCCCGCATCGCCGCATCGGAGATCGTTGCGCGGAGGGTCGACTCCTTGACGCTACGGCCCGTTGCGGCGGCGTGA
- the priA gene encoding bifunctional 1-(5-phosphoribosyl)-5-((5-phosphoribosylamino)methylideneamino)imidazole-4-carboxamide isomerase/phosphoribosylanthranilate isomerase PriA, whose product MSELAERPRLQLLPAIDMVDGKAVRLTQGEAGTETNYGSPVDAALDWIHQGAEWIHLVDLDAAFGRGSNVSVARKIIKRAGDVKIEFSGGIRDDASLEAALEMGATRVNLGTAALENPEWTEAVIARFGDRVAVGLDVRGETLAARGWTQEGGNLWDVLDRLEAAGCSRYVVTDVTKDGTLRGPNIDLLAQVCSRTNRPVVASGGVSSLDDIAALRDLVDDGLEGAIVGKALYDGAFSLPAALDVAGR is encoded by the coding sequence ATGAGCGAACTCGCCGAACGTCCGAGGCTGCAGCTGCTTCCGGCGATCGACATGGTCGACGGCAAGGCCGTGCGGCTCACCCAGGGTGAGGCCGGCACCGAGACGAACTACGGCAGTCCCGTGGACGCCGCGCTCGACTGGATCCATCAGGGCGCGGAGTGGATCCACCTCGTCGACCTGGACGCCGCGTTCGGCCGGGGCAGCAACGTCTCCGTCGCCCGCAAGATCATCAAGCGCGCCGGTGACGTGAAGATCGAGTTCTCCGGCGGCATCCGCGACGACGCCTCGCTCGAGGCGGCGCTCGAGATGGGCGCGACGCGCGTCAACCTCGGCACGGCAGCGCTCGAGAACCCCGAGTGGACGGAGGCCGTCATCGCGCGCTTCGGCGACCGGGTCGCGGTGGGGCTGGACGTGCGCGGCGAGACCCTCGCCGCTCGCGGGTGGACGCAGGAGGGCGGCAATCTCTGGGACGTGCTCGACCGGCTCGAAGCGGCCGGCTGCTCCCGCTACGTCGTCACCGACGTCACGAAGGACGGGACCCTGCGGGGGCCCAACATCGACCTGCTCGCGCAGGTGTGCTCGCGCACCAACCGGCCGGTCGTCGCATCGGGCGGCGTCTCGAGCCTCGACGACATCGCTGCGCTGCGCGACCTCGTCGACGACGGTCTGGAGGGCGCGATCGTCGGCAAGGCGCTGTACGACGGGGCGTTCTCGCTGCCCGCCGCGCTCGACGTCGCGGGCCGGTAG
- the hisH gene encoding imidazole glycerol phosphate synthase subunit HisH, translating to MLDYGSGNVHSAVKALAHAGADVELTRDPAAVMAADGLLVPGVGAFDAVMQQLRAVRGDELIDRRLAGGRPVLGICVGEQVMFSRGIERGVETEGLGQWPGTVREIDAPVLPHMGWNTVQVPEGSRLFAGLENERFYFVHSNAATEWSIEGRTAATRPLVTWAEHGERFIAAVENGPLSATQFHPEKSGDAGIRLLRNWIDTL from the coding sequence GTGCTCGACTACGGCTCGGGCAACGTGCACTCCGCCGTGAAGGCGCTCGCCCACGCGGGAGCCGACGTCGAACTGACGCGAGACCCCGCCGCGGTGATGGCGGCCGACGGTCTCCTGGTGCCCGGAGTCGGGGCCTTCGATGCGGTGATGCAGCAGCTGCGCGCCGTGCGGGGCGACGAGCTCATCGACCGGCGGCTCGCCGGCGGCCGCCCCGTGCTCGGCATCTGCGTCGGCGAGCAGGTCATGTTCTCCCGCGGCATCGAGCGCGGCGTCGAGACCGAGGGGCTCGGCCAGTGGCCCGGCACCGTGCGCGAGATCGACGCCCCCGTGCTGCCGCACATGGGCTGGAACACCGTCCAGGTGCCCGAGGGATCCCGGCTCTTCGCCGGCCTCGAGAACGAGCGCTTCTACTTCGTGCACAGCAACGCGGCGACGGAGTGGTCCATCGAGGGGCGCACCGCGGCGACCCGCCCGCTCGTGACCTGGGCGGAGCACGGCGAGCGCTTCATCGCCGCGGTGGAGAACGGGCCGCTGAGCGCGACCCAGTTCCACCCCGAGAAGTCGGGCGACGCCGGCATCCGACTGCTGCGCAACTGGATCGACACCCTGTAA
- the hisB gene encoding imidazoleglycerol-phosphate dehydratase HisB: protein MTAAPRTASLERSTSESQISVRVDLDGTGTSQIETGVPFFDHMLTAFARHSLTDLTVNAVGDVHIDVHHTVEDTGILLGQAILAALGDKAGISRYGDALVPLDESLAQAVVDISGRPYLVHSGEPAGFELHLIGGHFTGSMVRHFFEALTLNARLTVHLKLLEGRDPHHIAEAEFKAFARAFREAKALDPLVQGVPSTKGAL from the coding sequence ATGACTGCCGCACCCCGCACCGCATCGCTCGAGCGCTCCACCAGCGAGTCGCAGATCAGCGTGCGCGTCGACCTCGATGGAACCGGAACGTCGCAGATCGAGACGGGCGTGCCGTTCTTCGATCACATGCTCACCGCGTTCGCGCGCCACTCGCTGACGGACCTCACCGTCAACGCGGTCGGCGATGTGCACATCGACGTCCACCACACGGTCGAGGACACGGGGATTCTGCTCGGCCAGGCCATTCTGGCGGCGCTCGGCGACAAGGCGGGCATCTCCCGCTACGGCGACGCGCTGGTGCCGCTCGACGAATCCCTCGCGCAGGCCGTCGTCGACATCTCGGGGCGGCCGTACCTCGTGCACTCCGGGGAGCCCGCCGGCTTCGAACTGCACCTCATCGGCGGCCACTTCACGGGCTCCATGGTGCGGCACTTCTTCGAGGCGCTGACCCTGAACGCGCGGCTCACCGTGCACCTGAAGCTGCTCGAGGGGCGGGATCCGCACCACATCGCCGAGGCGGAGTTCAAAGCCTTCGCCCGCGCCTTCCGCGAGGCCAAGGCGCTCGACCCCCTCGTGCAGGGCGTCCCCTCCACCAAGGGCGCGCTGTGA
- a CDS encoding histidinol-phosphate transaminase: protein MTSLSDLPLRDNLVGQQPYGAPQDAVRVSLNVNENTHPIPENVAIDIVQSLARAVTGVNRYPDREFTELRGALAGYLGYGLVAEQVWAANGSNEVLQQVLQAFAGPGRSLLSFTPTYSMYPLLAAGTDTAWIGVERPADYALTPEAVVAALREHRPDVAILCGPNNPTGTTLDREVIVAAYDAFDGMLVIDEAYQEFDTERESAVALLPGRHRLIVSRTMSKAFAFAGVRLGYLAADPAVIDALRLVRLPYHLSALTQAAATAAIRHADAMLATVADISAQRDRLAGALTELGYTVHPSGANFLLVGGFADPEATFEELRAQGILIRNLSIPGHLRITAGTAAETGAVIDAIAALGPGGARG, encoded by the coding sequence GTGACCAGTTTGAGCGACCTCCCTCTCCGTGACAACCTCGTGGGGCAGCAGCCCTACGGCGCACCGCAAGACGCGGTTCGAGTGAGCTTGAACGTGAACGAGAACACGCATCCGATCCCCGAGAACGTCGCTATCGACATCGTGCAGTCGCTCGCGCGCGCGGTGACCGGTGTGAACCGATATCCGGATCGCGAGTTCACCGAGCTCCGCGGCGCACTGGCAGGCTATCTCGGTTACGGCCTCGTCGCTGAGCAGGTGTGGGCGGCCAACGGGTCGAACGAGGTGCTGCAGCAGGTGCTGCAGGCGTTCGCCGGCCCCGGGCGCTCGCTGCTGAGCTTCACCCCGACATACTCGATGTATCCGCTGCTCGCGGCCGGTACGGACACGGCCTGGATCGGGGTCGAGCGCCCCGCCGACTACGCGCTCACCCCGGAGGCGGTCGTCGCCGCGCTGCGCGAGCACCGGCCGGACGTCGCGATCCTCTGCGGTCCGAACAACCCGACCGGCACGACGCTCGACCGCGAGGTGATCGTCGCCGCCTACGACGCCTTCGACGGCATGCTCGTCATCGACGAGGCCTACCAGGAGTTCGACACCGAGCGCGAGAGCGCCGTCGCACTGCTGCCCGGTCGGCACCGGCTCATCGTGTCGCGCACCATGAGCAAGGCGTTCGCCTTCGCGGGAGTGCGACTCGGCTACCTCGCGGCCGACCCCGCCGTGATCGATGCGCTGCGCCTCGTGCGGCTGCCCTACCACCTCTCCGCGCTCACCCAGGCGGCGGCCACCGCCGCCATCCGGCACGCGGACGCGATGCTCGCGACCGTCGCCGACATCAGCGCGCAGCGGGATCGGCTCGCCGGCGCCCTGACCGAGCTGGGCTACACCGTGCACCCCTCGGGCGCCAACTTCCTGCTCGTCGGCGGCTTCGCCGATCCGGAGGCGACGTTCGAGGAGCTGCGTGCACAGGGGATCCTCATCCGCAATCTCAGCATCCCCGGCCACCTGCGCATCACCGCGGGCACCGCGGCCGAGACCGGCGCCGTGATCGACGCGATCGCGGCACTCGGCCCGGGAGGAGCGCGGGGCTGA
- a CDS encoding LysM peptidoglycan-binding domain-containing protein — MSAAAVQGQDSRETIDASGALRLTRRGRIVLGALATILVAGVLALLASLAAPEAMASGEGPNGEQFEYVVVQPGSSLWSLASDLDPAADPRDLITEIVQLNQLDDSSVQAGEAIAVPLRYSDNPLVVSGDELGA; from the coding sequence ATGAGCGCAGCAGCGGTTCAGGGTCAGGATTCACGGGAGACGATCGACGCTTCGGGCGCACTCCGCCTGACGCGGCGCGGGCGCATCGTGCTCGGCGCCCTCGCGACGATCCTCGTCGCGGGCGTGCTCGCCCTCCTCGCGTCGCTCGCCGCTCCCGAGGCGATGGCGTCGGGCGAGGGGCCGAACGGCGAGCAGTTCGAATACGTCGTGGTGCAGCCCGGCAGTTCGCTCTGGTCGCTCGCGAGCGATCTCGACCCCGCGGCCGACCCCCGCGACCTCATCACCGAGATCGTCCAGCTGAATCAGCTCGACGACTCGTCGGTGCAGGCGGGCGAGGCGATCGCGGTTCCCCTGCGCTACTCCGACAACCCCCTGGTGGTGTCGGGCGACGAACTGGGCGCGTGA
- the lexA gene encoding transcriptional repressor LexA: MSDAAAPRSAKPLSEKQQAILECIARSVESRGYPPSMREIGDAVGLSSLSSVTHQLSRLELGGYIRRDPNRPRALEILVELASTSAAIAEAPAERPEEAAYVPLVGQIAAGVPITADQQVEEIVPLPRTIVGDGQLFMLRVVGDSMVDAAICDGDFVVIRQQREAENGDIVAAMLDGEATVKVFRRRDGHTWLLPRNSAFEPILGDHAEVLGRVVAVFRSV, encoded by the coding sequence ATGAGCGACGCAGCCGCGCCCCGATCCGCCAAGCCGCTGAGCGAGAAGCAGCAGGCCATCCTCGAGTGCATCGCGCGCTCCGTGGAGAGCCGCGGGTACCCCCCGAGCATGCGCGAGATCGGCGACGCGGTCGGCCTCTCATCGCTGTCGAGCGTCACCCACCAGCTCAGTCGCCTCGAGCTGGGCGGCTACATCCGGCGCGACCCGAATCGTCCCCGCGCGCTCGAGATCCTGGTCGAGCTCGCCTCCACCTCGGCGGCGATCGCCGAGGCCCCGGCCGAGCGCCCCGAGGAGGCCGCCTACGTGCCCCTCGTCGGTCAGATCGCGGCCGGCGTGCCGATCACCGCCGACCAGCAGGTGGAGGAGATCGTGCCGCTCCCCCGCACCATCGTCGGCGACGGCCAGCTGTTCATGCTGCGCGTGGTCGGCGACTCGATGGTCGACGCCGCGATCTGCGACGGCGACTTCGTGGTGATCCGCCAGCAGCGCGAGGCCGAGAACGGCGACATCGTGGCGGCGATGCTCGACGGCGAGGCCACGGTCAAGGTGTTCCGGCGGCGCGATGGCCACACCTGGCTCCTGCCGCGTAACAGCGCGTTCGAGCCGATCCTCGGCGACCACGCCGAGGTGCTCGGCCGCGTCGTGGCCGTGTTCCGGTCCGTCTGA
- the lipB gene encoding lipoyl(octanoyl) transferase LipB, with product MTATTSAASRALPHPATTVAGLAPDLVPYARGLDLQAAAVARIERGADRGTVIMLEHESVYTAGRRADPEEYPADGSPVVPVDRGGRVTWHGPGQLVCYPVIRLRGGAGVVDLVRALETAIIAAMSDLGLAGARIEGRSGVWVQHHDVPAKVAQIGLHARAGIITHGIAVNCCNDPAPFAAIVPCGIRDAGVTTLSAMAGRRIAPAELAPFLDGRLAAAIAELVA from the coding sequence ATGACCGCGACCACGTCAGCCGCCTCCCGTGCGCTCCCCCATCCCGCAACCACCGTCGCGGGTTTAGCGCCCGACCTGGTGCCGTATGCGCGCGGCCTCGACCTGCAGGCCGCCGCCGTCGCGCGCATCGAGCGCGGAGCCGACCGCGGCACCGTCATCATGCTCGAGCACGAGTCGGTGTACACGGCCGGTCGCCGAGCCGATCCCGAGGAGTACCCCGCGGATGGGAGCCCGGTCGTTCCCGTCGACCGCGGCGGGCGGGTCACCTGGCACGGGCCGGGCCAGCTCGTCTGCTACCCCGTGATCCGACTGCGCGGCGGCGCGGGCGTCGTCGATCTCGTGCGGGCGCTCGAGACCGCGATCATCGCCGCCATGTCCGACCTCGGGCTGGCGGGCGCCCGCATCGAGGGGCGCTCCGGGGTCTGGGTGCAGCACCACGACGTCCCGGCCAAGGTGGCCCAGATCGGCCTCCACGCGCGAGCCGGCATCATCACCCACGGCATCGCCGTGAACTGCTGCAACGATCCGGCCCCTTTCGCCGCGATCGTGCCGTGCGGCATCCGCGACGCCGGGGTGACCACGCTGAGCGCGATGGCGGGGCGCCGGATCGCACCGGCAGAGCTCGCCCCCTTCCTCGACGGCCGGCTCGCCGCCGCGATCGCGGAGCTCGTCGCATGA
- the lipA gene encoding lipoyl synthase has protein sequence MSARRLPSTGERPAPEGRPLLRIEARNAETPIERKPAWIKTRARLGPEYREVRDLVEREGLHTVCQEAGCPNVFECWEDREATFLIGGSICTRRCDFCMISTGKPLPLDRDEPRRVAESVRTMGLKYATITGVTRDDLPDTGAWLYAETVRQIHELNPGAGVEVLVDDLGGRPEGLAEVFAAAPEVFAHNLETVPRIFRRIRPGFRYERSLGIIERARDAGMITKSNLILGMGETRAEVSETMAQLRDAGCRILTLTQYLRPSALHHPIDRWVHPDEFAEMQLEAEELGFSGVLAGPLVRSSYRAGRLWAQATGAGSGAGGRAAR, from the coding sequence ATGAGCGCCCGGCGACTGCCGTCGACGGGAGAGCGACCCGCACCCGAGGGCCGACCCCTCCTCCGCATAGAGGCGCGCAACGCCGAGACCCCGATCGAGCGGAAGCCCGCATGGATCAAGACGCGGGCGAGGCTCGGTCCCGAATATCGCGAGGTGCGCGATCTCGTCGAGCGCGAGGGGCTGCACACCGTGTGCCAGGAGGCGGGGTGCCCGAACGTGTTCGAGTGCTGGGAGGACCGCGAGGCGACCTTCCTCATCGGCGGCTCGATCTGCACGCGCCGCTGCGACTTCTGCATGATCTCGACGGGCAAGCCGCTCCCGCTCGACCGCGACGAGCCGCGCCGCGTCGCGGAGTCGGTGCGCACGATGGGGCTGAAGTACGCGACCATCACGGGGGTCACGCGCGACGACCTCCCCGACACGGGCGCGTGGCTCTACGCGGAGACCGTCCGCCAGATCCACGAGCTGAACCCGGGCGCCGGGGTCGAGGTGCTCGTCGACGATCTCGGCGGCCGCCCCGAGGGGCTCGCCGAGGTGTTCGCGGCGGCCCCGGAGGTGTTCGCGCACAACCTCGAGACGGTGCCGCGCATCTTCCGACGCATCCGGCCCGGGTTCCGGTACGAGCGCTCGCTCGGCATCATCGAGCGCGCCCGCGACGCCGGCATGATCACGAAGTCGAACCTCATCCTCGGCATGGGCGAGACCCGCGCCGAGGTCAGCGAGACGATGGCGCAGCTGCGCGACGCTGGGTGCCGCATCCTCACCCTCACCCAGTACCTGCGCCCCTCGGCGCTGCACCACCCGATCGACCGGTGGGTGCACCCCGACGAGTTCGCGGAGATGCAGCTGGAGGCCGAGGAGCTCGGGTTCTCGGGCGTGCTCGCCGGCCCGCTCGTGCGCTCCTCCTACCGCGCCGGTCGCCTGTGGGCGCAGGCGACCGGCGCGGGCAGCGGCGCGGGCGGCCGGGCCGCCCGGTGA
- a CDS encoding methylenetetrahydrofolate reductase: MNSFLLPARAATRARFSFEVFPARSGAAALALGHAVQHLSAADPDFISVTYGANGSNRDASLDLVAYLRDHTDALPLAHLTTVGETPDAVRAAIHAIMDAGVHDFLALRGDPPRGLDERDARVAGSMSSWELVRLISQARAERPPLTSVGRTAVAAYPNGHPLSRSRAEDVDWLVAKQEAGANLAITQLFFRAEEYLSFVEDARAAGLTIPVLPGLMPVSTSAQLRKVASLAGRPAPVELARALDAEGGYAPELGVEHTVSLARELLDGGAPSVHLYTFNRHEQVLAVLRELGLLTPDPV; this comes from the coding sequence ATGAACTCCTTCCTGCTCCCCGCCCGCGCCGCGACGCGCGCCCGCTTCTCGTTCGAGGTGTTCCCCGCACGCTCGGGTGCGGCCGCACTGGCCCTCGGGCACGCCGTGCAGCATCTGTCGGCGGCGGATCCCGACTTCATCTCGGTCACCTACGGCGCGAACGGATCGAACCGCGACGCCTCGCTCGATCTGGTCGCGTACCTCCGCGATCACACCGACGCGCTTCCGCTCGCGCACCTCACCACCGTGGGCGAGACGCCCGACGCCGTGCGCGCCGCCATCCACGCCATCATGGACGCGGGCGTGCACGACTTCCTCGCACTCCGCGGCGACCCCCCGCGCGGGCTCGACGAGCGCGATGCGCGGGTCGCGGGTTCGATGAGCTCGTGGGAGCTCGTGCGCCTCATCTCGCAGGCGCGGGCGGAGCGGCCGCCGCTCACCAGTGTGGGGCGCACCGCCGTCGCCGCCTACCCGAACGGCCATCCGCTCTCCCGCTCGCGCGCCGAGGACGTCGACTGGCTCGTCGCGAAGCAGGAGGCCGGCGCGAATCTCGCGATCACGCAGCTCTTCTTCCGCGCCGAGGAGTACCTGTCGTTCGTCGAGGATGCGCGTGCGGCCGGGCTCACGATCCCCGTGCTCCCGGGCCTCATGCCGGTCTCCACGAGCGCCCAGCTGCGCAAGGTCGCCTCGCTCGCGGGCCGGCCCGCTCCCGTGGAGCTCGCCCGCGCATTGGACGCCGAGGGCGGCTATGCGCCGGAGCTGGGCGTCGAGCACACGGTCTCGTTGGCGCGAGAGCTGCTCGACGGCGGCGCCCCCTCGGTGCACCTGTACACCTTCAACCGGCACGAGCAGGTGCTCGCCGTGCTGCGGGAGCTCGGCCTGCTCACCCCCGATCCGGTGTAG